One region of Kytococcus sedentarius DSM 20547 genomic DNA includes:
- a CDS encoding glutathione synthase — MKIAYVVNDVMTEKPVYTTTRLAMTSTSMGHDSYVLGMGDFGYEPDGTLVARARCGKDKSYRSLERYLADVQKPAEEEQIALSDFDVVMLRADPADESDGSAWANNAGVAFGELMAQSGVLVVNDPSSLSKALSKAYFQHFPEAVRPRTLISRDEERIEEFVKELGGKAVLKPLQGSGGSGVFVVNSDESPNLNQIIEAIARDGYVVVQEFLKEAKNGDVRMFLMNGQPLTVDGHVAAFRRRSQGEDIRSNMSAGGKAEKVEVTDEMLELAEAVRPKLVADGMFLVGLDIVGDKLMEVNVFSPGGLGSCQALYETDFAPAIIENLEHKVTMRGHYGRQLRNAALATL, encoded by the coding sequence ATGAAGATCGCCTACGTCGTCAACGACGTGATGACCGAGAAGCCCGTCTACACAACCACCCGTCTGGCCATGACCTCCACCTCGATGGGGCACGACAGCTACGTGCTGGGCATGGGTGACTTCGGGTACGAGCCCGACGGCACCCTCGTGGCCCGCGCCCGGTGTGGCAAGGACAAGAGCTACCGCTCCCTGGAGCGCTACCTCGCGGACGTGCAGAAGCCCGCCGAGGAGGAGCAGATCGCGCTCAGCGACTTCGACGTGGTGATGCTCCGCGCGGACCCCGCCGACGAGAGCGACGGCAGCGCGTGGGCGAACAACGCCGGCGTCGCCTTCGGCGAGCTGATGGCCCAGAGCGGCGTGCTGGTGGTCAACGACCCCAGCAGCCTGAGCAAGGCCCTCTCGAAGGCCTACTTCCAGCACTTCCCCGAGGCGGTGCGCCCCCGAACGCTCATCTCCCGCGACGAGGAGCGCATCGAGGAGTTCGTCAAGGAGCTGGGCGGCAAGGCGGTGCTCAAGCCGTTGCAGGGCTCCGGCGGGTCCGGCGTGTTCGTCGTGAACAGCGACGAGTCGCCGAACCTGAACCAGATCATCGAGGCCATCGCCCGCGACGGCTACGTCGTGGTGCAGGAGTTCCTCAAGGAGGCCAAGAACGGCGACGTACGCATGTTCCTCATGAACGGCCAGCCGCTGACGGTCGACGGCCACGTCGCGGCCTTCCGCCGTCGCAGCCAGGGCGAGGACATCCGCTCGAACATGTCCGCCGGCGGCAAGGCCGAGAAGGTGGAGGTCACCGACGAAATGCTCGAGCTCGCCGAGGCCGTGCGGCCGAAGCTGGTGGCCGACGGCATGTTCCTGGTGGGCCTGGACATCGTGGGCGACAAGCTCATGGAGGTGAACGTGTTCAGCCCGGGCGGGCTCGGCTCATGCCAGGCGCTGTACGAGACGGACTTCGCGCCGGCCATCATCGAGAACCTCGAGCACAAGGTGACGATGCGGGGTCATTACGGCCGCCAGCTGCGCAACGCGGCGCTGGCCACCCTGTGA
- a CDS encoding flavohemoglobin expression-modulating QEGLA motif protein: MSDTPSAPEGREALSPADLAVDHTLAMLSDSMRFLLDITPVNSDEEKERFISGTHEEPTFVYRDLETDPAIQSAQIAQVALGEVEDPTVGKLLQSKRRELSLQIDMLRARGTDDFRQLSAELYGAVGPSLRDTAEDLVARLEVPSRNSHMVDAKGFLVAAQEEIDAYRELDPDVSIHAEVRSDVAGVLVEGDTLLISNHANIPAPRVQALLMHEVGTHLVTQVNGVGQQMKTLGSGLAGYDETQEGLAVLAEIAVGGLTSFRLRQLALRVLTVHRMLNGATFREAYQAMLDVGVPPGSAFTTTMRAYRSGGHTKDAMYLRGLVDLLAHLREGGRLDLLFLGKFALRDLPLVQDLDDRGHLRPSRITSRWLLDPGTRERLDQAAAADDLTTLTKDPT; this comes from the coding sequence GTGAGCGACACCCCCTCGGCACCGGAGGGCCGGGAGGCACTGTCCCCCGCCGACCTCGCGGTCGACCACACGCTTGCGATGCTGTCGGACTCCATGCGCTTCCTGCTGGACATCACGCCGGTGAACTCCGACGAGGAGAAGGAGCGCTTCATCTCCGGCACCCACGAGGAGCCGACCTTCGTCTACCGCGACCTGGAGACCGACCCGGCCATCCAGTCCGCGCAGATCGCCCAAGTGGCCCTCGGTGAGGTGGAGGACCCCACCGTGGGCAAGCTGCTGCAGAGTAAGCGGCGTGAGCTGTCCCTGCAGATCGACATGCTGCGGGCCCGCGGCACCGACGACTTCCGGCAGCTGTCCGCCGAGCTCTACGGCGCGGTGGGCCCCAGCCTGCGGGACACCGCGGAGGACCTGGTGGCGCGCCTGGAGGTGCCCTCGCGGAACTCGCACATGGTGGACGCCAAGGGCTTCCTCGTCGCGGCCCAGGAGGAGATCGACGCCTACCGCGAGCTCGACCCGGACGTCAGCATCCACGCCGAGGTGCGCTCCGACGTGGCCGGCGTGCTGGTGGAGGGCGACACCCTGCTGATCAGCAACCATGCCAACATCCCTGCCCCTCGCGTGCAGGCCCTGCTCATGCACGAGGTGGGGACGCACCTGGTGACGCAGGTGAACGGCGTCGGACAGCAGATGAAGACCCTCGGCTCCGGACTGGCGGGCTACGACGAGACCCAGGAGGGCCTGGCCGTGCTCGCCGAGATCGCCGTCGGCGGGTTGACCAGCTTCCGCCTGCGCCAGCTGGCGCTGCGCGTGCTGACCGTGCACCGCATGCTGAACGGCGCCACCTTCCGCGAGGCCTACCAGGCGATGCTCGATGTGGGCGTGCCCCCGGGTTCGGCCTTCACCACCACGATGCGCGCCTATCGCTCCGGCGGGCACACCAAGGACGCCATGTACCTGCGCGGCCTGGTGGACCTGCTGGCCCACCTGCGAGAGGGTGGACGGCTGGACCTGCTCTTCCTGGGGAAGTTCGCCCTGCGCGACCTGCCGCTGGTGCAGGACCTCGACGACCGTGGCCACCTGCGCCCCAGCCGCATCACCTCGCGGTGGCTCCTGGACCCCGGAACCCGCGAACGCCTCGACCAGGCCGCCGCAGCCGATGACCTGACCACTCTCACGAAGGACCCCACATGA
- a CDS encoding N-formylglutamate amidohydrolase, with amino-acid sequence MTQPLTHEFSGDWSGQLVATSIHGGHGLREDTAAAMRLDEDTRLREEDPFTDRIGSGAAAQVVVHHSRFEVDLNRPREEAVYLRPEDAWGLDIWTDGELDATATENSLAQYDRFYAELGERLDELAARGPFVVYDVHSYNHRRDGEDDPGADVADNPEVNLGTGTVDEHWRPVVEAFTRSLEAQEVAGHRLDVRENVKFEGRALAWFVHERYPDTGVCLALEFKKTFMDEWTGVPDEAHLDALREALAATHAPVLEALREVGPR; translated from the coding sequence ATGACACAACCACTCACGCACGAGTTCTCGGGTGACTGGTCCGGCCAGCTCGTCGCCACCTCCATCCACGGCGGCCATGGGCTGCGCGAGGACACCGCGGCCGCCATGCGCCTGGACGAGGACACCCGGCTCCGCGAGGAGGACCCCTTCACCGACCGCATCGGCTCCGGGGCGGCTGCTCAGGTGGTGGTGCACCACTCGCGCTTCGAGGTGGACCTGAACCGACCCCGCGAGGAGGCGGTCTACCTCCGCCCCGAGGACGCCTGGGGTCTGGACATCTGGACCGACGGCGAGCTCGACGCGACGGCCACGGAGAACAGCCTCGCGCAGTACGACCGCTTCTACGCCGAGCTCGGCGAGCGCCTGGACGAGCTCGCCGCGCGGGGGCCGTTCGTGGTCTACGACGTGCACTCCTACAACCACCGCCGCGACGGTGAGGACGACCCCGGCGCCGACGTGGCCGACAACCCGGAGGTGAACCTGGGCACCGGCACGGTGGACGAGCACTGGCGCCCCGTGGTCGAGGCGTTCACGCGCTCCCTGGAGGCCCAGGAGGTCGCCGGGCACCGGCTGGACGTCCGGGAGAACGTGAAGTTCGAAGGGCGGGCCCTGGCGTGGTTCGTGCACGAGCGCTACCCGGACACGGGCGTGTGCCTCGCACTGGAGTTCAAGAAGACCTTCATGGACGAGTGGACCGGCGTGCCCGACGAGGCCCACCTCGACGCCCTGCGCGAGGCCCTGGCGGCCACGCACGCCCCGGTGCTCGAGGCCCTGCGGGAGGTGGGCCCCCGGTGA
- a CDS encoding Na+/H+ antiporter subunit A — protein sequence MLIAVALHFLAALAAPLLAPRLGRWIFPLLAVVPAGTAVWALAQSTAARSVAPPSERLEWVPSLSLALAFRLDPLAWLMTLVIGVVGALVLLYCTGYFSDDDEGLGRFAACLTAFAGAMVGLVTADDVLLLYIFWEITTVLSYLLIGHTSRLKASRVAASQALVVTTFGGLAMLVGLVMLAEHVGSYRLSVIVAEPPAATTTVAVAVGLVLVGAMSKSALVPFQFWLPGAMAAPTPVSAFLHAAAMVKAGIYLMARMAPGFSDLAVWRWMLVVGGGATMLLGAWRALRQTDLKLLLAHGTVSQLGFLALLLGIGNGDAALAGVALIVAHALFKSSLFLSVGVIDHATGTRDVRLLSGLRRSMPWTYWSCVLALASMAGLPPLYGFVAKEAAIGALQHGGPAPGDAVSTAALVVVVLGSALTFAYSARFLLVGLGDHAPGIPGKKAATVPTPVTRQPVWAVAVPAVLAAAGLVLAPLATRLEPWLAAAGGPWPKTPEPAHLLFVPHPGIPLLLTGVVIVLGVLLVVARRPVAVAQRSMPELVSSERGYRWAMRMLERSANETTGFIQRGSLELNLALIFSMVVLLPGAALVTGVTWPAEVRVFDSAAQLAVALIVGGAAIAAARSRRRLRGVFLVGVTGYGVAMLFLLHGAPDLALTQVLVETVSIAVFVLVLRRLPVKFRDFSTRLDRRLRWALGIAVGLVMFLLALTAAAVRQAPPASGILADRAKSYGGGENIVNVILVDIRAWDTMGELSVVLVAATGVASLVFLRSERASTSWERIRNARGRRRSHAAASSDGRRWIPDAGSLPWGGRSLMLEVATRVIFHAIIVWSLYLLLAGHNHPGGGFAAGLVAGLALLLRYLAGGRAELGAALPVVPGWLLGTGLFLSAGTGLLSMLVGGHVLQTWVFDLHLGPLGDLHLVTSTAFDVGVYLVVVGLLLDIFSSLGSALDRDIHHEDQPADRSARLLDAEYADHEEASR from the coding sequence ATGCTGATCGCCGTCGCCCTCCACTTCCTTGCCGCGCTGGCTGCCCCGCTGCTGGCGCCTCGCCTCGGACGGTGGATCTTCCCCCTCCTCGCCGTGGTGCCGGCCGGGACGGCCGTGTGGGCCCTGGCGCAGTCGACCGCAGCGCGCAGCGTCGCCCCGCCGTCCGAACGCCTTGAGTGGGTCCCCAGCCTCAGCCTCGCCCTGGCCTTCCGGCTCGATCCCCTCGCGTGGTTGATGACGCTCGTGATCGGCGTGGTGGGGGCGCTGGTGCTCCTCTACTGCACCGGCTACTTCTCCGACGACGACGAGGGGCTGGGCCGGTTCGCTGCCTGCCTCACCGCGTTCGCCGGCGCCATGGTGGGTCTGGTCACCGCCGACGACGTGCTGCTCCTCTACATCTTCTGGGAGATCACCACCGTCCTGTCGTACCTGCTGATCGGGCACACCTCGCGCCTCAAGGCCAGCCGCGTGGCCGCCAGCCAGGCGCTGGTCGTCACCACCTTCGGCGGGTTGGCCATGTTGGTGGGCCTGGTGATGCTGGCCGAGCACGTCGGCAGCTACCGCCTCTCGGTCATCGTGGCCGAGCCGCCGGCCGCCACCACGACCGTCGCGGTGGCGGTGGGCCTGGTGCTCGTCGGTGCCATGAGCAAGTCGGCGCTGGTGCCCTTCCAGTTCTGGCTGCCGGGTGCCATGGCGGCTCCCACCCCCGTGAGTGCCTTCCTCCACGCCGCGGCCATGGTGAAGGCCGGCATCTACCTGATGGCCCGCATGGCCCCGGGCTTCTCCGACCTCGCGGTTTGGCGGTGGATGCTCGTGGTGGGTGGCGGGGCCACCATGCTGCTGGGCGCGTGGCGGGCCCTGCGGCAGACGGACCTCAAGCTCCTCCTGGCCCACGGCACCGTCAGCCAGCTGGGCTTCCTCGCCCTGCTGCTGGGCATCGGCAACGGCGACGCCGCCCTGGCCGGGGTGGCGCTGATCGTGGCCCACGCCCTGTTCAAGTCCTCGCTCTTCCTCTCGGTCGGGGTCATCGACCACGCCACCGGCACCCGCGACGTCCGCCTGCTCTCGGGGCTTCGCCGCTCGATGCCGTGGACCTACTGGTCGTGCGTGCTCGCCCTGGCCTCCATGGCCGGACTGCCCCCGCTGTACGGCTTTGTCGCCAAGGAGGCCGCCATCGGCGCCCTCCAGCACGGCGGGCCCGCCCCGGGTGACGCGGTCTCCACCGCCGCCCTGGTCGTCGTGGTGCTGGGCTCGGCGCTGACCTTCGCCTACAGCGCCCGCTTCCTGCTCGTGGGGCTGGGCGACCACGCCCCGGGCATCCCGGGCAAGAAGGCCGCCACCGTCCCGACCCCGGTCACCCGACAGCCGGTCTGGGCGGTTGCCGTGCCGGCCGTGCTCGCTGCCGCCGGCCTGGTGCTCGCGCCACTGGCCACGCGCCTGGAGCCCTGGCTCGCGGCCGCAGGTGGTCCGTGGCCGAAGACCCCCGAGCCCGCGCACCTGCTGTTCGTCCCGCACCCGGGCATCCCCCTGCTGCTCACCGGGGTGGTCATCGTGCTGGGTGTCCTGCTGGTCGTCGCGCGCCGCCCCGTCGCCGTGGCCCAACGCTCGATGCCGGAGCTCGTCTCCTCCGAGCGGGGCTACCGCTGGGCCATGCGGATGCTGGAGCGCAGCGCCAACGAGACCACCGGTTTCATCCAGCGGGGCTCGCTCGAGCTCAACTTGGCCCTCATCTTCAGCATGGTGGTGCTCCTGCCCGGAGCGGCCCTCGTCACCGGGGTCACCTGGCCGGCCGAGGTCCGCGTCTTCGACAGCGCGGCCCAGCTGGCCGTGGCCCTCATCGTGGGTGGTGCCGCCATCGCCGCCGCCCGCTCCCGGCGTCGCCTGCGCGGCGTCTTCCTGGTCGGGGTCACCGGCTACGGCGTGGCCATGCTCTTCCTGCTGCACGGCGCGCCCGACCTCGCCCTCACGCAGGTGCTGGTGGAGACGGTGTCCATCGCCGTCTTCGTGCTGGTGCTGCGCCGGCTGCCCGTGAAGTTCCGCGACTTCTCCACCCGCCTCGACCGCCGGCTGCGCTGGGCGTTGGGCATCGCGGTGGGGTTGGTCATGTTCCTGCTCGCCCTGACGGCGGCCGCCGTGCGGCAGGCCCCGCCGGCCTCGGGGATCCTCGCCGACCGGGCGAAGTCCTACGGCGGCGGCGAGAACATCGTCAACGTGATCCTGGTGGACATCCGCGCCTGGGACACGATGGGGGAGCTCTCCGTGGTCCTCGTGGCCGCGACCGGCGTGGCCAGCCTGGTCTTCCTGCGCTCCGAGCGCGCGAGCACCAGCTGGGAACGCATCCGCAACGCCCGCGGCCGGCGACGCAGCCACGCGGCCGCCTCCTCGGACGGGCGGCGCTGGATCCCCGATGCGGGGTCGCTGCCCTGGGGCGGTCGCTCGTTGATGCTGGAGGTCGCGACCCGCGTCATCTTCCACGCCATCATCGTCTGGTCGCTGTACCTCCTGCTGGCCGGGCACAACCACCCCGGCGGCGGGTTCGCTGCCGGCCTGGTCGCCGGTCTGGCACTGCTCCTGCGCTACCTGGCCGGGGGGCGCGCGGAGCTCGGGGCGGCGCTCCCGGTGGTGCCCGGCTGGCTGCTGGGGACCGGACTGTTCCTCTCGGCGGGCACCGGCCTGCTCTCGATGCTGGTGGGCGGCCACGTCCTGCAGACCTGGGTCTTCGACCTGCACCTGGGGCCGCTCGGGGACCTGCACCTGGTCACCTCCACCGCCTTCGACGTGGGCGTCTACCTGGTGGTCGTGGGGCTGCTGCTGGACATCTTCAGCTCCCTGGGTTCGGCGCTGGACCGCGACATCCACCACGAAGACCAGCCCGCCGACCGCTCGGCCCGCCTGCTGGACGCCGAGTACGCCGACCACGAGGAGGCCTCCCGATGA
- a CDS encoding Na(+)/H(+) antiporter subunit C, translating to MIPSLTLCLLVGVLSACGVYLFLSRSLVRILFGMLLMGNAINLLFMVSSGEPGRAPITRLYQASEMSDPLPQAMVLTAIVISLAMSAFVMALAHRSWQLSHTDLVQADTESARISRRAEANTYTDEVFSEASTDDGEGDEDDDAEDDTRTHRDQEQGGVA from the coding sequence ATGATCCCGAGCCTCACCCTGTGCCTGCTTGTCGGCGTGCTGTCCGCCTGCGGTGTGTACCTGTTCCTCTCGCGCAGCCTGGTGCGGATTCTGTTCGGCATGCTGCTCATGGGCAACGCCATCAACCTGCTGTTCATGGTGTCCAGCGGTGAGCCGGGGCGCGCCCCCATCACGCGGCTCTACCAGGCCTCCGAGATGAGCGACCCGCTGCCGCAGGCGATGGTGCTCACCGCCATCGTCATCAGCCTGGCCATGTCCGCGTTCGTGATGGCGCTGGCGCACCGGTCCTGGCAGCTGAGCCACACCGACCTCGTCCAGGCCGACACCGAGAGCGCCCGCATCTCGCGCCGCGCGGAGGCCAACACCTACACCGACGAGGTGTTCAGCGAGGCCTCCACCGACGACGGGGAGGGTGACGAGGACGACGACGCCGAGGACGACACCCGGACGCACCGCGACCAGGAGCAGGGGGGAGTGGCATGA
- a CDS encoding Na+/H+ antiporter subunit D, whose translation MNLTPDMLVPLPVVVPLTAAGMTLVATRRTRTQRLITVSALTLTVAVSAALVYLSDTRGPQVVNVGGWSPLEGIVLIADRLASLMLLVSVVVTLAVVLFSIGEGRSSFDEESDGQAPLAIFHPTLLVLSAGVSTTFLSGDLFHMYVGFEMLLAASFVLLTLGGTRERVRAGVNYVAVSLVSSLVFLSAIALVYAAAGTVNLAHLAYRLSSVDADTRLALELMLLLGFGIKAAVFPMSGWLPDSYPTAPASVTAVFAGLLTKVGVYAVIRTEVLLFPDDRVSPMLLVAAALTMVVGILGAVVQDDIKRMLSFTLVSHIGFMIFGIALGGELGLSAAIFYMVHHILIQSSLFLVAGLIERRGGTTSTMRLDRLATTSPLVAILFFVPAMNLGGIPPFSGFVAKVGLIEAGVADGGWLAYTLVAASVVTSLLTLYALSRTWARAFWRPPFSEDGRPLRDLPDPDRDVSQALVPGVVTPTILLIVVGLALSVGAGPLFALTDRAAYDLLETVVYTQAIFPEGVPQ comes from the coding sequence ATGAACCTGACGCCCGACATGCTGGTGCCGCTGCCGGTGGTGGTCCCCCTCACCGCGGCCGGGATGACCCTGGTGGCCACCCGACGCACCCGCACCCAGCGCCTGATCACGGTCAGTGCCCTGACGCTGACCGTGGCCGTGAGCGCCGCGCTGGTCTACCTCAGCGACACCCGGGGCCCGCAGGTGGTGAACGTCGGCGGTTGGTCGCCGCTGGAGGGGATCGTCCTGATCGCCGACCGGTTGGCCTCCCTGATGCTGCTGGTCAGCGTGGTGGTCACCCTGGCGGTGGTGCTGTTCTCCATCGGGGAGGGCCGGTCCTCCTTCGACGAGGAGAGCGACGGTCAGGCGCCGCTGGCGATCTTCCACCCGACGCTGCTGGTGCTCTCGGCGGGGGTCTCCACGACCTTCCTCTCGGGCGACCTGTTCCACATGTACGTCGGCTTCGAGATGCTGCTGGCGGCCAGCTTCGTGCTGCTGACCCTGGGTGGTACGCGGGAGCGGGTGCGCGCCGGGGTGAACTACGTGGCGGTGAGCCTCGTCTCCTCCTTGGTCTTCCTGTCGGCCATCGCCTTGGTGTACGCGGCGGCGGGCACCGTGAACCTGGCCCACCTGGCCTACCGCCTGTCCTCGGTGGACGCCGACACCCGGCTGGCCCTGGAGCTGATGCTGTTGCTCGGCTTCGGCATCAAGGCCGCCGTCTTCCCGATGTCGGGATGGCTGCCGGACTCCTACCCGACGGCCCCCGCATCGGTCACGGCGGTGTTCGCCGGCCTGCTCACCAAGGTGGGTGTGTACGCCGTCATCCGCACCGAGGTGCTGCTCTTCCCGGACGACCGGGTGAGCCCGATGCTGCTGGTCGCCGCGGCGCTGACGATGGTGGTGGGCATCCTGGGCGCGGTCGTGCAGGACGACATCAAGCGGATGTTGTCGTTCACCCTGGTCAGCCACATCGGCTTCATGATCTTCGGTATTGCCCTGGGCGGGGAGCTGGGTCTCTCGGCGGCCATCTTCTACATGGTCCACCACATCCTCATCCAGTCCTCGTTGTTCCTGGTCGCCGGCCTCATCGAGCGCCGCGGGGGCACCACCTCGACGATGCGCCTGGACCGGCTGGCCACCACCTCGCCGCTGGTGGCGATCCTCTTCTTCGTGCCGGCCATGAACCTCGGCGGCATCCCGCCCTTCTCCGGGTTCGTGGCCAAGGTGGGACTGATCGAGGCCGGTGTGGCCGACGGGGGCTGGCTGGCCTACACCCTGGTGGCCGCCTCGGTGGTCACCTCGTTGCTCACCCTGTATGCGCTCTCGCGCACCTGGGCCCGGGCCTTCTGGCGCCCGCCGTTCAGCGAGGACGGGCGCCCCCTGCGGGACCTGCCGGACCCGGACCGTGACGTCTCGCAGGCCCTGGTGCCCGGTGTGGTCACCCCCACGATCCTGCTGATCGTCGTCGGGCTGGCCCTGTCGGTCGGTGCGGGCCCGCTGTTCGCCCTCACCGACCGGGCGGCGTACGACCTGCTGGAGACGGTCGTCTACACGCAGGCGATCTTCCCCGAGGGGGTGCCCCAGTGA
- a CDS encoding Na+/H+ antiporter subunit E: MSSASLGRAWRDRVDLRAVVLLTSLWLLLWGSLGWLDLIGGVVVAVLVCLFFPLPRLEVPLAFRPVALARLGAHFVGDLTVASASVAWTVFTARRPPSGTLFEVPLRSTDELFVATTAGMTTLVPGSVVLDIDRSVGTLLVHGFAVYTPEEQQAFRHRVWRQEELLLKALDPKCEQVLVCEPGEPIAGQSALTGRVRRGASEEGEE, translated from the coding sequence GTGAGCTCCGCCAGCCTGGGCCGGGCCTGGCGCGACCGCGTCGACCTGCGTGCCGTGGTCCTCCTGACGAGCCTGTGGTTGCTGCTGTGGGGCTCCCTCGGGTGGCTCGACCTCATCGGCGGTGTGGTCGTCGCGGTGCTGGTGTGCCTGTTCTTCCCGCTGCCCCGGCTGGAGGTGCCCTTGGCCTTCCGCCCCGTGGCCCTGGCACGGCTGGGCGCGCACTTCGTGGGGGACCTGACGGTGGCCAGCGCCTCGGTGGCGTGGACGGTGTTCACGGCCCGCAGGCCCCCGAGCGGCACCCTGTTCGAGGTGCCGTTGCGCTCCACCGACGAGCTCTTCGTGGCCACCACGGCGGGTATGACCACCCTGGTGCCGGGCAGCGTGGTGCTGGACATCGACCGCAGCGTCGGCACCCTGCTGGTCCACGGCTTCGCCGTCTACACCCCCGAGGAGCAACAGGCCTTCCGCCACCGGGTGTGGCGCCAGGAGGAGCTCCTGCTCAAGGCCCTGGACCCGAAGTGCGAACAGGTGTTGGTCTGCGAGCCGGGCGAGCCGATCGCGGGCCAGTCCGCGCTCACCGGGCGCGTCCGGCGCGGTGCGTCCGAGGAAGGGGAGGAGTGA
- a CDS encoding monovalent cation/H+ antiporter complex subunit F, whose translation MAETILIWGVGIVLAVSGVLTLARVVTGPTMLDRVVALEVLMGILICSLGVEAAVHRHTTTLPVLVSLSLIGFLGSVSVARFVRKQDAPVSQEVDR comes from the coding sequence ATGGCCGAGACCATCCTCATCTGGGGCGTCGGCATCGTGCTGGCGGTCTCCGGGGTGCTCACGCTGGCCCGGGTGGTCACGGGGCCGACGATGCTCGACCGCGTGGTGGCGCTGGAGGTGCTGATGGGCATCCTCATCTGCTCGCTGGGCGTCGAGGCCGCGGTGCACCGTCACACGACCACGCTCCCGGTGTTGGTGTCCCTGTCGCTCATCGGCTTCCTGGGCTCGGTGAGCGTGGCGCGCTTCGTGCGCAAGCAGGACGCGCCTGTGTCGCAGGAGGTGGACCGGTGA
- the mnhG gene encoding monovalent cation/H(+) antiporter subunit G, with amino-acid sequence MSLLDLADVVGLLCLLGGAVLCLSAAVGLWRFNDLFSRMHAGSKPQVLGVLLVALGIGLRTRELGDVGMLLVMAACHLITVPVAAQMTGRAALRIGQADSEGPVVRAWEERMAMLESLEEQESRLQEEDADAGQDPWEAWREPERESGAAEQDEPAPQDGPRA; translated from the coding sequence GTGAGCCTGCTCGACCTGGCGGACGTCGTGGGGCTGTTGTGCCTGCTCGGCGGCGCGGTGCTGTGCCTGTCGGCAGCGGTCGGGCTGTGGCGCTTCAACGACCTGTTCAGCCGCATGCACGCCGGCAGCAAGCCCCAGGTGCTGGGGGTGCTGCTGGTCGCGCTGGGCATCGGCCTGCGCACCCGGGAGCTCGGCGACGTGGGCATGTTGCTGGTGATGGCGGCCTGTCACCTGATCACCGTGCCCGTGGCTGCGCAGATGACCGGCCGCGCCGCGCTGCGCATCGGGCAGGCCGACTCCGAGGGGCCGGTGGTGCGGGCGTGGGAGGAGCGCATGGCCATGCTGGAGTCCCTCGAGGAGCAGGAGTCCCGGCTCCAGGAGGAGGACGCCGACGCCGGCCAGGACCCGTGGGAGGCCTGGCGGGAGCCGGAGCGTGAGTCCGGCGCCGCGGAGCAGGACGAGCCCGCCCCGCAGGACGGCCCCCGGGCCTGA
- a CDS encoding maleylpyruvate isomerase family mycothiol-dependent enzyme yields MQLPHRRRSHLRADSPRPADHDVWRLVHAERRALIDDLAGLTPEQWETPSLADGWTVHDVAAHLIDNARATPWRFTVGMVRARGDLDRQNRAGVEAERRPTPAATLDALRSVAGRTSGPPTWMAPVASRLVEEIAHGEDIRRPLGIRHFYPIPAVQQALAYQLRAPVSMGGAPAEMRRVRLVATDAAITVGEGPEVHGRLLELLMAATGRPWHQGALTGDGVGLLGG; encoded by the coding sequence ATGCAGCTGCCCCACCGCCGCCGTTCCCACCTCAGGGCCGACAGCCCCCGCCCGGCCGACCACGACGTCTGGCGCCTTGTGCACGCCGAACGCCGCGCCCTCATCGACGACCTGGCGGGCCTGACGCCCGAGCAGTGGGAGACGCCCTCCCTGGCCGACGGGTGGACGGTGCACGACGTGGCCGCCCACCTCATCGACAACGCGCGCGCCACACCCTGGCGGTTCACCGTGGGCATGGTCCGCGCCCGTGGTGACCTGGACCGGCAGAACCGGGCCGGCGTCGAGGCCGAGCGTCGTCCCACCCCCGCCGCCACGCTGGACGCACTGCGCTCGGTGGCGGGGCGCACCAGCGGACCACCCACCTGGATGGCGCCGGTGGCCAGCCGGCTGGTGGAGGAGATCGCCCACGGAGAGGACATCCGCCGCCCGCTGGGCATCCGCCACTTCTACCCCATTCCGGCCGTGCAGCAGGCGCTCGCGTACCAGCTGCGGGCCCCGGTCTCGATGGGGGGAGCCCCCGCCGAGATGCGCCGCGTGCGCCTGGTGGCGACGGACGCCGCCATCACGGTGGGTGAGGGGCCGGAGGTACACGGGCGACTGCTCGAGCTGCTGATGGCCGCCACCGGACGGCCGTGGCACCAGGGGGCGCTCACCGGCGACGGGGTCGGGCTGCTCGGGGGCTGA